In Solobacterium moorei, a single genomic region encodes these proteins:
- a CDS encoding alpha/beta hydrolase family protein, with translation MKKFYCVLSTVFLLISLAGCKKEDHKQSTQMSSQETMDEKYTEEDVTYQSGGIDVHATVTMPVTKEKVPYVLICHGHGGTRSENGGLDAIAQGLAEKGIASIRMDYPGCGDSKEQFRNNTLTNMIQYTEYAMKYMNDHYAVNKDSIGIFGYSMGGRISLEMLASKKYNFKAVCLLAPAADTEDLKKLFGGAENWELLKKTAQESKDGYTDFTTLYGQKQELSKKWFADLEEKDFATLMQEVKLSYNGPSMVIYAVDDTAVSPSVSKSVANELGSEIIMTPEDGHSYGFYSDKAYVKRIVVENTVDFFEDKLAR, from the coding sequence ATGAAAAAATTTTATTGTGTTCTTTCGACAGTTTTTCTACTAATTAGTCTAGCAGGATGTAAAAAGGAGGATCATAAGCAATCTACACAAATGTCTTCACAGGAAACAATGGATGAGAAGTATACTGAGGAAGATGTTACGTACCAATCTGGAGGTATAGATGTACATGCGACTGTTACCATGCCTGTAACCAAAGAAAAGGTACCATATGTTCTAATTTGCCATGGACATGGTGGAACAAGAAGTGAAAATGGCGGACTTGATGCGATTGCACAAGGCTTAGCTGAAAAAGGAATTGCGAGTATTCGTATGGATTATCCAGGATGTGGTGATTCAAAAGAACAGTTTAGAAATAATACCCTAACAAATATGATTCAATATACCGAATATGCAATGAAATATATGAACGATCATTACGCGGTAAATAAAGATTCTATTGGTATATTCGGCTATTCAATGGGAGGTAGAATTTCTCTGGAAATGCTAGCGAGTAAGAAATATAACTTTAAAGCAGTGTGCCTACTAGCACCTGCAGCAGATACGGAAGATTTAAAGAAATTATTTGGTGGAGCGGAAAATTGGGAATTATTAAAGAAAACGGCGCAAGAATCGAAAGATGGATATACAGACTTCACGACGCTTTATGGTCAGAAACAAGAATTAAGTAAAAAATGGTTTGCGGATTTAGAGGAAAAAGATTTTGCAACATTAATGCAGGAAGTTAAGCTGTCATATAACGGCCCATCAATGGTGATCTATGCAGTAGATGATACAGCGGTTTCACCTTCTGTAAGTAAGTCTGTAGCGAATGAATTGGGTTCTGAAATAATTATGACTCCAGAAGATGGACACAGTTATGGGTTTTATAGTGATAAAGCATATGTAAAAAGAATTGTTGTAGAAAATACTGTAGACTTCTTTGAAGATAAGTTAGCAAGGTAG
- a CDS encoding IS30 family transposase yields the protein MTSTYKQLSFDERLIIQNLLSDPNITLKMIALTLNRSPKAIRYEITHHLRIVVRANTHNKCGRQNQCNRTRLCTHCLQGRCKFCKHDNCNDLCSDFISSPICKHTSRFPYVCNNCPDAKTCKLPKVFYMADVAQKQRDDNVSSWKEGPKKSEAQMKMIVDAFEKGVKQNLSPDIIIHNNQLDISVSTAYRYIHFRHMGTIINVDLKRQVKYKTRSSSKHVVIPINYDWLEGRRYEDYLERIENEDVSINIWQMDTILGKQGDEEKCVLSLLHTRSNLQLYFLLKEKSMLAVQRAFEIIKDVLGPELFSMTFPIILTDNGSEFHDPLSLETDAYTGEKLISIYYCKAGRSDQKGKCEKNHEHFRECVPKGKSMNALTQKDINYVSDMVNNYPRRSLNYNSPIDIAALSLNKKVLSLNKLTHLNIKQVKLTPIIH from the coding sequence ATGACTAGCACATACAAACAGCTTTCTTTTGACGAACGACTCATTATTCAAAATCTGTTGTCTGATCCTAACATCACGCTCAAGATGATTGCCCTTACTCTTAACAGGAGTCCCAAGGCCATTCGCTATGAGATAACACACCATCTTAGAATTGTCGTCCGTGCCAATACTCATAATAAGTGTGGTAGACAAAATCAATGTAATCGCACAAGGTTATGTACTCACTGTCTACAAGGTCGTTGTAAGTTCTGTAAACATGATAACTGCAATGATCTATGTTCCGATTTCATCTCTTCACCAATATGCAAACATACATCTCGTTTCCCCTATGTCTGCAACAATTGCCCAGATGCCAAAACCTGCAAGTTGCCAAAGGTATTCTATATGGCCGATGTTGCCCAAAAACAGAGGGATGACAATGTCAGTAGTTGGAAGGAAGGACCAAAGAAATCAGAAGCACAAATGAAGATGATTGTCGATGCCTTTGAGAAAGGCGTCAAACAGAACCTTTCACCAGACATCATCATACACAACAATCAGTTGGACATATCAGTATCTACCGCATATCGTTATATTCATTTTCGTCATATGGGCACCATCATCAATGTAGACCTCAAGCGTCAGGTCAAATATAAAACACGCTCTTCCAGCAAACATGTCGTGATACCAATCAACTATGATTGGCTTGAAGGCAGAAGATATGAAGACTATCTCGAACGTATCGAGAATGAAGATGTTTCCATCAATATATGGCAAATGGATACAATACTCGGCAAGCAAGGCGATGAAGAGAAATGTGTCCTTTCACTCCTGCATACAAGATCGAATCTACAGTTATATTTTCTGTTAAAGGAAAAAAGCATGTTGGCTGTCCAGCGTGCATTCGAAATCATCAAGGATGTACTGGGACCTGAACTATTTTCTATGACCTTTCCAATCATTCTTACTGACAATGGCTCTGAGTTCCACGATCCTCTAAGTCTAGAGACCGATGCATATACAGGAGAAAAACTAATATCCATCTACTACTGCAAGGCCGGAAGAAGTGATCAGAAAGGTAAATGTGAGAAGAACCATGAACACTTTAGAGAATGTGTTCCAAAGGGAAAGAGTATGAATGCATTGACCCAGAAGGACATCAACTATGTGTCTGACATGGTAAACAATTATCCTCGTAGATCCTTAAACTACAATTCACCTATCGATATCGCCGCTCTATCACTAAACAAAAAGGTGTTAAGTCTTAACAAGTTGACTCACCTCAACATCAAACAAGTTAAGCTTACACCTATCATCCACTAG
- a CDS encoding FAD-dependent oxidoreductase: MKKFGKLMLSAMLACSLFGCTQKAGGAKDGEFSASEKGFGGDIKVTLKVSGGKVEDVTIDASKETPDKGGAAAEQLAKEIKEKQSPNVDVVSGSTISSKAIIKAAKSAFEQAGLKVEDTAAKKGEDETVDTDVLVVGMGASGTLAALAASEAGAKVIGVEATDVLGGFGNAAQGMFAIGTELQKERYGDHMQTNEEYWYEFMQDHNSQLGNSSLIRRFVSEAKNTVAYCLEKGVKFYLSEMPQQIAHFNTDVIYHRWGGAEPFKHFAEQLEKDGVEVKYNTTAKELITDKDGNVVGAICEKQDGAKLTVNAKSVIVATGSFAANQELMKETLGDTVYNNAMVIKGNQLPGIEMMWDKGAAKGELLTMNHGVVTKGAGEETVSQLSLNTPILWVNSQGQRFMNEDLLKDTVEFSSSVVAQGGLAYTIFDQTTAERWTDTTQPNTGSWVHYWDRFGIKDENGKPTLYHAPIDKDTWNADWKALEDANAGKICQTLDEVAEFIGCDKETLKETIAKYNTFVKNGSDTDFFKDPQDLTYTVENGPFYVTCGHSGVLGALGGVNTTDKLEVLTDDYKVIKGLYATGNNVSGVSVAAYQNVEGVGLGFSLTSGRLVGQEAAEYAKK; the protein is encoded by the coding sequence ATGAAGAAGTTTGGCAAGTTAATGTTATCTGCCATGCTCGCATGTAGCTTATTTGGATGTACCCAGAAAGCCGGTGGAGCAAAAGACGGAGAATTTTCAGCAAGTGAAAAAGGATTTGGTGGAGATATCAAGGTCACACTAAAGGTTAGTGGTGGAAAAGTAGAAGATGTAACAATTGATGCATCAAAAGAAACGCCTGATAAGGGTGGAGCTGCAGCGGAACAATTAGCAAAGGAAATCAAAGAAAAGCAGAGTCCTAATGTGGATGTAGTGTCTGGTTCAACAATTTCCAGTAAAGCAATTATCAAAGCGGCTAAGTCTGCTTTCGAACAAGCTGGACTAAAAGTTGAGGATACTGCAGCTAAAAAAGGAGAAGATGAAACTGTAGATACAGATGTATTAGTTGTTGGTATGGGAGCATCAGGAACTCTTGCGGCGTTAGCAGCTAGTGAAGCAGGTGCAAAGGTAATTGGTGTTGAAGCAACTGATGTTCTTGGCGGTTTTGGTAATGCGGCACAGGGTATGTTTGCGATTGGTACAGAACTACAAAAAGAGCGTTATGGTGATCATATGCAGACAAATGAAGAATACTGGTATGAGTTTATGCAAGATCATAACAGCCAATTAGGAAATAGTAGTTTGATTCGTCGCTTTGTGTCAGAAGCTAAGAATACAGTTGCGTACTGTTTAGAGAAAGGTGTAAAGTTCTATCTATCTGAAATGCCTCAGCAGATTGCACACTTTAATACAGATGTTATCTATCATCGTTGGGGCGGTGCAGAACCATTCAAGCATTTTGCAGAACAACTTGAAAAAGATGGTGTTGAAGTAAAATATAATACAACAGCTAAGGAACTTATCACAGATAAAGATGGTAATGTTGTAGGAGCTATCTGTGAAAAGCAGGATGGTGCCAAGTTAACAGTCAATGCAAAATCTGTTATTGTCGCGACAGGATCTTTCGCCGCTAATCAGGAGCTTATGAAAGAAACTTTAGGTGATACTGTATACAATAATGCTATGGTTATTAAAGGTAACCAATTACCAGGCATTGAAATGATGTGGGATAAAGGTGCTGCAAAGGGTGAACTTCTTACAATGAATCATGGTGTAGTGACCAAGGGTGCAGGAGAAGAAACAGTATCTCAATTGAGTTTAAATACACCTATCCTTTGGGTAAATAGCCAAGGTCAACGTTTCATGAATGAAGACTTGTTAAAAGACACAGTAGAGTTTTCATCATCAGTAGTAGCACAAGGTGGTCTTGCATATACAATCTTCGATCAGACAACAGCAGAGCGTTGGACAGATACTACGCAACCTAATACAGGGTCATGGGTACATTACTGGGATCGTTTCGGTATCAAGGATGAAAATGGTAAGCCAACACTATATCATGCGCCAATTGATAAGGATACATGGAACGCAGATTGGAAAGCACTTGAAGATGCTAATGCTGGTAAGATTTGTCAGACTCTAGATGAAGTAGCTGAATTTATCGGTTGCGATAAGGAAACATTGAAGGAAACAATCGCTAAATATAATACTTTTGTTAAGAATGGTAGTGATACAGATTTCTTTAAGGATCCACAGGATTTAACATATACTGTTGAAAATGGTCCGTTCTATGTAACTTGTGGACACTCTGGTGTACTTGGTGCTTTAGGTGGGGTAAATACAACAGATAAACTTGAAGTATTAACAGATGATTACAAAGTAATTAAAGGTCTATACGCTACAGGAAACAATGTTTCTGGTGTAAGTGTAGCAGCTTATCAAAATGTTGAAGGTGTAGGTCTTGGATTCTCCTTAACATCTGGTAGATTAGTAGGTCAAGAAGCTGCTGAATACGCAAAGAAGTAA
- a CDS encoding helix-turn-helix domain-containing protein, whose translation MINKDIQLFKSSNGKTSTISMLYCDEDTDIHLKNRNYQMYHGDIVLCHPDITWASTNKITIISFNESFFDSLFYSQIADCKIIYDFITTRNSCEHDYLFFKADTSNDFKNLFKFLKREIRHTDIYSVKLQHLLAVGLFTLLDRKRPTNLVVQNSTMIAKNRFGKILKYMGDHFDECTLQDIASKFSYNPDYLSSMFKRITGFSFSEKLLYIRLEESCRLLKTSDYSIEEISSLIGFKDKSYFNRKFKEQYQLTPAKWKKSQSKK comes from the coding sequence ATGATAAATAAAGATATTCAACTATTTAAATCCTCGAATGGTAAGACATCTACAATATCGATGCTATATTGTGATGAAGACACCGATATTCATCTTAAAAATCGTAATTACCAAATGTATCATGGAGATATCGTCCTCTGCCATCCTGATATCACGTGGGCATCGACCAATAAGATAACTATTATTTCTTTTAATGAATCTTTTTTTGATTCTCTATTTTATAGTCAAATTGCAGACTGTAAAATTATTTATGATTTTATCACTACAAGAAATTCATGCGAGCATGATTATCTATTCTTTAAGGCGGATACCTCCAACGATTTCAAAAATCTGTTCAAGTTCTTAAAACGTGAGATTCGTCATACGGATATCTACTCAGTGAAGCTTCAGCATTTACTTGCAGTGGGACTATTTACCCTACTTGATCGGAAACGCCCTACAAATCTTGTTGTGCAAAATTCTACAATGATTGCTAAAAATCGTTTTGGAAAGATTCTAAAGTATATGGGAGATCATTTTGATGAATGTACTCTACAAGATATTGCGTCAAAGTTCTCTTATAACCCTGATTATCTTTCTTCGATGTTTAAGCGTATTACAGGTTTCTCTTTCTCAGAGAAATTACTATATATCCGGTTAGAAGAATCTTGTCGTCTTTTGAAAACATCTGATTACTCAATTGAGGAAATTTCTTCCTTAATTGGATTTAAAGATAAAAGTTATTTCAATCGTAAATTTAAAGAACAGTATCAACTCACGCCAGCAAAATGGAAAAAGTCTCAATCAAAAAAATGA
- the rplQ gene encoding 50S ribosomal protein L17 — protein MWNRKFGRNADHRKAMLRNLATSVIMYGKVETTEAKAKDMRSVVDELITLGKKGDLAARRQAAAFVRNVVADEKAGQTVLKKLFEEVAPKYADRKGGYTRVVKTGVRRGDAAPMAYIELV, from the coding sequence ATGTGGAATCGTAAATTCGGCAGAAATGCTGATCACCGCAAAGCTATGTTGAGAAACTTAGCTACTTCTGTCATTATGTATGGCAAGGTAGAAACAACAGAAGCTAAAGCTAAAGATATGAGATCTGTAGTGGACGAGTTAATCACTTTAGGTAAAAAGGGTGATTTAGCTGCTCGTCGTCAGGCTGCTGCTTTCGTAAGAAATGTTGTAGCTGATGAAAAGGCAGGACAGACGGTATTAAAGAAGTTATTTGAAGAAGTAGCTCCTAAGTATGCTGATCGCAAGGGTGGATATACACGTGTTGTTAAGACAGGTGTTCGTCGTGGCGATGCTGCTCCAATGGCTTATATCGAATTAGTTTAA
- a CDS encoding DNA-directed RNA polymerase subunit alpha has protein sequence MQKFERADFEVQEYVESENYGKFVLSPLERGFGTTIGNALRRVLLSSLPGAAVFSIKVDGVYHEFTSIPGVREDVSMIILQLKQLVMKIEDDEVYTLQISAKGPCTITAGDIICPAQVEVINKDLEIAHLEKDVTLEMELKAKNGRGYISADLNKQLNQGSSQGIGTVFTDSIYTPVEKVAYNVEPTRVGEDVKYDAVTLEVWTDGSINPQKAIAMAAKILMDHLDIVAGINDEVLQMDEVLKEGNTEQPSKGQQMMIEDLDLSVRSYNCLKRAGIQTVDELTQKTEDEMMRVRNLGKKSLKEVKDKLIELGLGFKSFD, from the coding sequence ATGCAAAAATTTGAACGCGCCGATTTCGAAGTACAGGAATATGTAGAATCTGAAAATTATGGTAAGTTTGTTCTTTCTCCATTAGAGAGAGGATTTGGTACAACAATCGGGAATGCGCTTCGCAGGGTCCTGCTTTCATCCCTACCGGGAGCTGCAGTATTCTCCATCAAGGTTGATGGCGTATACCACGAATTTACATCTATCCCAGGTGTGAGAGAAGACGTTTCCATGATTATCTTGCAGTTAAAGCAATTAGTCATGAAGATTGAGGACGATGAGGTCTATACATTACAGATTTCTGCGAAGGGACCATGCACAATCACTGCTGGTGATATTATTTGCCCAGCTCAAGTTGAAGTTATTAACAAAGACTTGGAGATTGCGCACCTAGAAAAAGACGTAACATTAGAGATGGAATTAAAGGCTAAGAATGGCCGTGGTTATATTAGTGCTGATTTAAACAAGCAACTAAACCAGGGTTCCTCTCAAGGAATTGGTACAGTATTTACTGACTCTATTTACACACCAGTTGAAAAAGTTGCTTACAACGTTGAACCAACACGTGTAGGTGAAGATGTTAAATATGATGCTGTTACACTCGAGGTTTGGACTGATGGTTCCATCAATCCACAAAAAGCGATTGCAATGGCAGCTAAGATTTTAATGGATCACTTAGATATCGTTGCTGGTATTAACGATGAAGTACTACAAATGGATGAAGTACTTAAGGAAGGTAATACAGAGCAGCCAAGTAAGGGACAACAGATGATGATTGAAGATCTTGACTTGTCTGTACGTTCTTATAACTGCTTAAAACGTGCCGGAATTCAGACAGTTGATGAACTGACACAAAAGACCGAGGATGAAATGATGAGAGTCCGTAACCTCGGTAAGAAATCATTAAAAGAGGTTAAGGATAAGCTCATTGAACTTGGTTTGGGCTTCAAGTCCTTTGATTAA
- the rpsK gene encoding 30S ribosomal protein S11: MAANTKKKGAVIRKKKARRNVVKGIAHIHSTFNNTIVTISDEAGNVISWSSAGALGYKGSRKSTPYVAQLCAEAAGKAAVQQGMKSVEVNVKGPGAGRESAVRSLQTAGLEITVINDVTPIPHNGCRPPKRPRG, encoded by the coding sequence ATGGCAGCTAACACAAAGAAAAAAGGCGCTGTGATTCGTAAGAAGAAGGCCCGCCGCAATGTAGTAAAAGGTATTGCTCATATTCATTCAACATTCAACAACACAATCGTTACTATTTCTGATGAAGCAGGTAACGTTATTTCTTGGAGCTCAGCTGGTGCATTAGGCTATAAGGGTTCACGTAAGTCTACTCCTTATGTTGCACAGTTATGCGCTGAAGCAGCTGGTAAAGCAGCTGTTCAACAGGGTATGAAGAGCGTAGAAGTAAATGTTAAGGGACCAGGTGCTGGTCGTGAATCAGCAGTTCGTTCTTTACAGACAGCAGGTTTAGAGATTACCGTTATTAATGATGTAACTCCGATCCCTCATAACGGATGTCGTCCGCCAAAGAGACCGCGTGGATAA
- the rpsM gene encoding 30S ribosomal protein S13, which produces MPRFAGVDIPRNKVIGVSLTYIYGIGPTTAKNILAACGIDENTRTNDLTEAQETAIREKIDAIKTEGDLRRDRALDIKRLMEIGSYRGIRHRRGLPVRGQRTRTNARTRKGPRRTVANKKK; this is translated from the coding sequence ATGCCACGTTTTGCTGGTGTCGATATTCCGCGTAACAAAGTTATCGGCGTATCATTGACATACATTTATGGAATCGGCCCTACAACAGCTAAGAATATCCTTGCTGCTTGTGGAATCGACGAAAACACACGTACAAACGACTTAACGGAAGCTCAGGAAACTGCAATCCGCGAAAAGATTGATGCTATTAAGACTGAGGGTGACCTCCGCCGTGATAGAGCATTAGATATCAAGCGACTAATGGAAATCGGTTCATACCGTGGAATCCGCCATAGAAGAGGATTACCAGTTCGTGGACAACGTACACGTACAAATGCTCGTACAAGAAAAGGTCCACGTCGTACTGTCGCTAATAAGAAGAAGTAA
- the rpmJ gene encoding 50S ribosomal protein L36, with translation MKVRPSVKPICDKCRVIKRKGVVMVICENPKHKQRQG, from the coding sequence ATGAAAGTAAGACCATCTGTAAAACCAATTTGTGATAAGTGCAGAGTGATCAAGCGCAAGGGCGTTGTTATGGTCATCTGTGAAAACCCTAAGCATAAGCAGAGACAGGGTTAA
- the infA gene encoding translation initiation factor IF-1: protein MSKQDVIEIDGIVEETLPNANFLVKLQNGHEIRAHVAGKIRMNYIRILPGDRVTVEISPYDLTRGRITYRHK, encoded by the coding sequence ATGAGCAAACAGGACGTTATTGAAATTGATGGCATTGTGGAAGAAACCCTTCCTAATGCAAATTTCCTAGTGAAGCTTCAAAATGGTCACGAGATCCGTGCCCACGTTGCTGGTAAAATCCGTATGAACTACATTCGCATTTTACCGGGAGACCGGGTCACCGTTGAAATTTCACCATATGATTTAACACGTGGGCGAATTACCTACAGACATAAGTAA
- a CDS encoding adenylate kinase, which yields MNILIMGPAGAGKGTMSDLILKEYNIAHISTGDMLRENVRNSTALGLEAQSYMNQGKLVPDDLINAMVEDRIQQPDCANGYLLDGFPRTLVQAEVFDKIAEKIGKKVDTVIDLQVKFEILEERITGRRICPKCGAIYHIHNHPSKVEGVCDVCASELQQRKDDTVEQLKVRMEGYESSTKPVIEYYEQKGVVTHIDAAQTPDKVFEDIKKALEKNA from the coding sequence ATGAATATTCTGATCATGGGTCCTGCAGGAGCAGGAAAAGGCACAATGTCTGACCTAATCCTAAAGGAATACAATATTGCACACATCTCTACTGGTGATATGCTACGAGAGAATGTGCGTAACAGCACAGCTTTAGGCCTTGAGGCTCAAAGCTATATGAATCAAGGCAAACTTGTACCAGATGATTTAATAAACGCAATGGTTGAAGATCGTATTCAACAACCGGATTGTGCAAATGGTTATCTGTTAGATGGATTTCCACGTACATTAGTACAGGCTGAAGTCTTTGACAAGATTGCTGAGAAGATTGGAAAAAAAGTTGATACTGTTATTGACTTGCAGGTGAAGTTCGAAATTCTAGAAGAAAGAATTACCGGACGTCGCATCTGTCCAAAGTGCGGGGCAATATATCATATTCATAATCACCCAAGTAAAGTTGAAGGCGTATGTGATGTTTGCGCAAGTGAACTACAGCAGCGTAAAGACGATACAGTCGAACAATTAAAAGTTCGTATGGAAGGTTATGAATCAAGCACAAAGCCGGTCATTGAATATTATGAACAAAAAGGTGTAGTAACACATATTGATGCTGCACAAACACCGGATAAAGTATTTGAAGATATTAAAAAAGCTCTTGAGAAGAATGCTTAA
- the secY gene encoding preprotein translocase subunit SecY, with product MMHTFVSLFKNKETRNRIFFTLAMLLIYRVGAALTVPGVNTETLAQSLANNSLLSIMNMLGGGALERLSIFAMGVTPYITASIIIQLLSMDVIPSLTEMTKSGQTGRMKIERITRYLGVVLAFVQAYSLVYGFDKQYRVLTNANVSGYLYTATVMTAGSMFLIWIGDRISMKGIGNGLSIIIFAGIVSNMPAAFMQVYQILAGGTTQGELFNGILQFALYCVLYLAVIVFVIIMETAVRKIPIQYTNSSAARSGSDITFLPLKINSASVIPVIFAQSIMMAPQIVISFINTDLYNKLSQWLSLSTPTGLGLYALLTILFTFFYTDLQVDPEKVAENLGKSGAYIPGIRPGNETKTYLHKVLNRITVLGAIGLTLIAVVPYLLTMFTPLSQATAVGGTGIIIVVGVAMETVKQLKGQLTQKQYKGFLR from the coding sequence ATGATGCATACGTTCGTCAGCTTGTTTAAAAATAAGGAAACTCGCAATAGAATATTCTTTACTTTAGCAATGCTGCTGATCTATCGCGTCGGAGCTGCTCTAACTGTTCCGGGTGTAAATACGGAAACGCTAGCTCAATCACTTGCAAATAACTCACTACTCAGCATAATGAATATGCTGGGTGGTGGTGCACTTGAAAGACTATCCATCTTTGCGATGGGTGTTACACCATATATCACTGCAAGTATTATCATTCAACTATTATCCATGGATGTTATTCCGTCATTAACGGAAATGACAAAGTCTGGACAAACAGGTCGAATGAAGATTGAACGAATTACTAGATACTTGGGAGTTGTGTTGGCATTTGTTCAGGCATATTCCTTGGTATATGGATTCGATAAACAGTATAGAGTCCTGACAAATGCAAATGTTTCAGGATACTTATATACTGCAACCGTCATGACTGCGGGATCCATGTTCCTCATCTGGATTGGTGACCGTATCTCGATGAAGGGTATCGGTAATGGTTTATCCATTATCATCTTCGCGGGTATTGTTTCTAATATGCCAGCAGCATTCATGCAGGTATATCAGATTCTTGCTGGTGGAACAACGCAGGGTGAATTGTTTAATGGTATTCTACAGTTCGCATTGTATTGTGTCCTATATCTAGCGGTTATTGTATTCGTAATTATTATGGAAACAGCAGTACGTAAGATTCCTATCCAGTATACAAACAGTTCCGCAGCACGTAGTGGTAGTGATATTACATTCTTGCCACTCAAAATTAATAGTGCATCTGTAATCCCTGTCATTTTTGCACAGAGTATTATGATGGCTCCACAGATTGTAATTAGTTTTATTAATACTGACCTGTATAATAAACTAAGCCAGTGGCTCTCATTGAGTACACCAACCGGTCTTGGACTCTATGCATTATTAACAATCCTGTTCACATTCTTCTATACTGACTTGCAGGTAGATCCAGAAAAGGTTGCTGAAAACCTTGGTAAGTCTGGTGCTTATATCCCTGGTATTCGTCCAGGGAATGAGACAAAGACATATCTGCATAAGGTATTAAACCGAATTACAGTACTTGGCGCAATTGGATTGACACTAATTGCTGTAGTTCCTTATTTACTAACCATGTTTACTCCACTATCCCAAGCAACTGCTGTAGGTGGAACTGGTATCATCATTGTTGTCGGTGTCGCAATGGAAACTGTTAAACAATTGAAGGGTCAATTAACACAGAAGCAGTACAAGGGGTTCTTGAGATAA
- the rplO gene encoding 50S ribosomal protein L15 — translation MKLNELTYTEGSRSNRKRIGRGQGSGTGKTSGKGHKGQNARSGGGVAIGFEGGQTPFFKRMPKRGFTNYTRKEYAIVNVEDLNKFEDGVTVDYEALKAVGLVKKHLDGVKVLGCGKLEKKLTVKAEKFSKTAQSAIEAAGGKVEVL, via the coding sequence ATGAAACTAAATGAATTAACATATACAGAAGGTTCCCGTTCTAACAGAAAGAGAATCGGTCGTGGCCAAGGTTCCGGTACAGGTAAGACTTCCGGAAAGGGTCACAAAGGTCAGAACGCTCGTAGCGGCGGTGGTGTTGCGATCGGATTTGAAGGTGGACAGACTCCGTTCTTCAAGAGAATGCCTAAGAGAGGTTTCACAAACTATACTCGTAAGGAGTATGCAATTGTTAACGTTGAGGACTTAAACAAGTTTGAAGATGGCGTAACAGTTGACTACGAAGCTCTTAAGGCTGTAGGCCTTGTTAAGAAGCACCTCGATGGTGTTAAGGTACTTGGTTGCGGTAAACTTGAGAAGAAACTCACTGTTAAGGCTGAGAAGTTCTCAAAGACAGCACAGAGTGCTATTGAAGCAGCAGGCGGAAAAGTAGAGGTACTCTAA
- the rpsE gene encoding 30S ribosomal protein S5, giving the protein MQNDKKSFKKREPKEFEEVVVSINRVSKTVKGGRRMRFAALVVVGDKKGRIGFGMGKAAEVPDAIKKATEAATKNVFRVNLVDNYRTVPHAIKSKHSSTTVFLAPAAPGTGVIAGGEVRSVLELAGVSDVLSKVIGSRTPVNVVYATLEALKGMRTVDEIAKTRDKKVAEIR; this is encoded by the coding sequence ATGCAGAACGATAAGAAGAGTTTCAAGAAACGCGAACCAAAAGAGTTCGAAGAAGTAGTAGTCTCCATTAACCGTGTCAGCAAGACCGTAAAGGGTGGACGTAGAATGCGCTTTGCAGCACTAGTTGTTGTTGGTGATAAGAAGGGTAGAATCGGATTTGGTATGGGTAAAGCAGCCGAAGTTCCAGATGCTATCAAGAAGGCTACAGAAGCAGCTACAAAGAATGTATTCAGAGTTAATCTTGTTGATAACTATCGTACAGTTCCACATGCAATTAAGAGCAAGCACAGTTCAACAACTGTATTCTTGGCTCCAGCTGCACCTGGTACTGGTGTTATCGCCGGTGGTGAAGTACGTTCCGTATTAGAGCTTGCTGGTGTATCTGATGTCCTTTCTAAGGTTATTGGTTCACGCACACCTGTCAATGTGGTTTATGCAACATTAGAAGCATTAAAGGGTATGCGTACAGTAGATGAAATTGCTAAGACTCGCGATAAGAAAGTCGCTGAGATTCGATAA